In a single window of the Prochlorococcus marinus XMU1412 genome:
- a CDS encoding phage holin family protein gives MEKPKNKNFANTASRISAIASSVMDLHVRIALQEVDREKRRLISGGIFLAIGSTLLLLVLICIHIIFYLFLTKYNNWNIEYNLLLIIFIDLVLAGLSLKLGGKLAKGPYLPQTLEGLGKTTKAVLGKK, from the coding sequence ATGGAAAAACCAAAAAATAAAAACTTTGCAAATACCGCCTCCAGAATTTCAGCGATTGCAAGTTCAGTTATGGATTTGCATGTAAGAATAGCTCTTCAAGAAGTAGATAGAGAAAAAAGAAGATTAATTAGTGGTGGAATATTTTTGGCAATTGGCAGCACATTATTATTACTAGTACTAATTTGCATCCATATTATTTTCTACCTTTTTCTAACAAAATATAATAACTGGAATATTGAATATAATTTATTACTAATAATATTTATCGATTTAGTTCTTGCAGGCTTAAGTTTAAAACTTGGAGGAAAATTAGCCAAAGGACCATATCTTCCTCAAACATTAGAGGGTTTAGGCAAGACAACAAAAGCCGTTTTAGGCAAAAAATAA
- a CDS encoding DUF883 C-terminal domain-containing protein — METYHPPKEVEDKEDNSNLPDREVLSEKWLLEKIDSLIPLIKEKWPNIAQQTLEATKGSIDDLVEVIASHSGTSAIRIKSQLFEIIDSIRENNWEISEKIEPIESQLEELLEELNDTLRPKIESPIRKKPLLSIAIAAGIGLLIGTLLNSGRK; from the coding sequence ATGGAGACTTACCATCCTCCCAAAGAAGTAGAAGATAAAGAAGATAACTCTAATCTTCCTGATAGAGAGGTTCTCTCGGAAAAATGGTTACTCGAAAAAATTGACAGTTTAATACCTTTAATAAAAGAAAAATGGCCTAACATTGCACAACAAACCCTTGAAGCCACAAAAGGGAGTATTGACGATTTAGTTGAAGTAATAGCAAGCCATAGTGGAACCTCAGCAATTAGAATAAAAAGCCAACTATTTGAAATAATTGATTCAATAAGAGAAAACAATTGGGAAATATCAGAAAAAATTGAGCCTATAGAAAGTCAATTAGAAGAATTATTAGAAGAACTTAACGATACACTTAGACCAAAAATAGAAAGTCCTATAAGAAAAAAACCATTATTATCTATTGCTATTGCGGCTGGTATAGGTTTACTAATAGGAACGCTCCTTAACAGTGGTAGAAAATAA
- a CDS encoding PRC-barrel domain-containing protein, producing MSLSNTSANKNLPNSVPSERLWLRSELMGTQVITTDTGRRLGVVGEVVVDIDRREVVALGLRDNPLTRFLPGLPKWMPLESIKQVGDVILVDSLDSLSESFSPERYGKVINCQVITESGQLLGRVLGFSFDIETGDLISLVMGAVGVPLLGEGVLSTWEVPVEEIVSSGTDRIIVYEGAEEKLKQLNSGLLEKLGVGGSSWDEREANGYSANLVPVENQLLSGSESEQQNNLVEEYKEVDEQDDYEDDYEDDYEDDYEDELEYVEIKGSKEEIKKRKKLYMDNDYSDQIEDQNSINQKDEKNNIDFKQKKQSTTNLASKRPIQNATETLDIEPLDEQNLVQDNKKSEKFEIDDPW from the coding sequence ATGAGCTTGTCTAACACATCTGCTAATAAGAATCTCCCTAACTCGGTTCCTAGTGAACGTTTATGGTTAAGGTCAGAATTAATGGGAACACAAGTGATAACTACTGATACTGGAAGACGGCTAGGCGTAGTTGGCGAAGTTGTTGTTGATATTGATAGAAGAGAGGTGGTCGCTTTGGGACTAAGAGATAATCCACTTACAAGATTTTTACCAGGTTTGCCAAAATGGATGCCTCTAGAAAGTATTAAGCAAGTTGGAGATGTCATATTAGTTGACTCCTTAGATTCTTTGAGTGAAAGTTTTTCTCCAGAAAGGTATGGGAAGGTAATTAATTGTCAAGTGATTACAGAATCTGGACAACTTCTGGGAAGAGTTCTTGGCTTTTCTTTTGATATTGAGACTGGGGATTTGATATCTCTTGTTATGGGTGCTGTTGGTGTTCCGCTTTTAGGTGAGGGAGTTTTAAGTACTTGGGAAGTTCCTGTTGAGGAAATTGTAAGTAGTGGTACTGATAGGATTATTGTTTATGAAGGTGCTGAAGAGAAATTGAAGCAACTAAATAGTGGACTACTTGAGAAACTTGGAGTCGGGGGCTCTTCATGGGATGAAAGGGAAGCAAATGGATACTCAGCAAATCTTGTACCTGTTGAGAATCAGTTACTTTCAGGTTCTGAATCAGAACAGCAAAATAATTTGGTCGAGGAATATAAAGAAGTTGATGAACAAGATGATTATGAAGATGATTATGAAGATGATTATGAAGATGATTATGAAGATGAACTTGAATATGTTGAAATAAAGGGTTCTAAAGAGGAAATAAAAAAAAGAAAAAAGCTATATATGGATAATGATTATTCTGATCAGATTGAGGATCAAAATAGTATTAATCAAAAAGATGAAAAAAACAATATTGATTTTAAGCAAAAGAAACAATCAACAACTAATTTAGCTTCGAAAAGACCAATTCAAAATGCAACTGAAACTTTAGATATTGAACCACTAGATGAACAAAATTTAGTTCAAGATAATAAAAAATCAGAAAAGTTTGAAATTGATGATCCTTGGTAA
- a CDS encoding aldo/keto reductase → MKKRIGLGTWSWGNKLFWNYQSTNDDDLRETYDEALRRGFDLIDTADSYGTGNLQGRSELLIGKFLLNTPSAKKKRIQVATKLAPYPWRIGNRGFNKPFLKSLERLNNKLDIVQLHWSTAKYNPWQELGLLNNLCDLKDEGFDFQIGLSNIGPKRLMKLINFLAKRNQHLKSVQIQFSLLAPDLGKQYQVKKICDENNIDFFAYSPLSFGILCIDPDKEENKEKSFIRNSLFENYKKPTYELRRCLKRIAHQRSVSQAQVAINWCCYQGTIPLVGMRKKSQVIDVSNVFNWNLKKNEFKVLQEVSKKCLKKMPKNPFSSN, encoded by the coding sequence GTGAAGAAAAGAATTGGATTAGGTACGTGGTCTTGGGGGAATAAGCTTTTCTGGAATTACCAATCTACAAATGACGATGATTTACGAGAGACATATGATGAAGCGTTACGAAGAGGTTTCGATCTAATTGATACTGCAGATTCTTACGGTACTGGGAATCTTCAGGGCAGAAGTGAATTGTTGATAGGAAAATTTTTACTAAATACTCCTTCAGCAAAGAAAAAAAGAATTCAAGTAGCAACCAAACTTGCACCTTATCCTTGGAGAATAGGTAACAGAGGCTTCAATAAACCTTTTTTGAAAAGTTTAGAGAGACTTAATAACAAATTAGATATAGTGCAATTACATTGGTCAACTGCAAAATACAATCCTTGGCAGGAATTAGGGCTGTTGAATAATCTTTGCGATTTAAAAGATGAAGGCTTTGATTTTCAAATAGGTTTATCAAATATAGGCCCTAAAAGATTGATGAAATTAATTAATTTCTTAGCAAAAAGAAATCAGCACCTAAAGAGTGTTCAAATACAGTTTTCTTTGCTTGCTCCCGATTTAGGAAAACAATACCAGGTAAAAAAAATTTGCGACGAAAATAATATTGATTTCTTTGCTTATAGCCCTTTGTCCTTTGGAATACTTTGTATTGATCCAGATAAAGAAGAAAATAAAGAAAAAAGTTTTATTCGTAATTCCTTATTTGAAAACTATAAAAAACCAACATATGAATTGCGGAGATGTCTAAAAAGAATTGCGCATCAAAGATCAGTTTCCCAAGCGCAAGTAGCAATTAATTGGTGTTGTTATCAAGGAACTATTCCACTAGTTGGAATGCGAAAAAAATCTCAAGTTATTGATGTATCTAATGTATTTAATTGGAATTTAAAAAAAAATGAATTTAAAGTACTTCAGGAAGTTTCAAAAAAATGTTTAAAAAAAATGCCGAAAAATCCTTTTTCGAGTAATTAG
- a CDS encoding THUMP domain-containing class I SAM-dependent RNA methyltransferase, translating to MNVVASSPEGLEKSLAEEISNLGAFNINTYKRFINFECDFETFYRVHFYSRLAFRFYREIASFNCYDKQSLYAGVRDSFDWLNWLHFDKTFNVQVTGRTSSLSHTHFTALEVKNSITDLQQAVWNKRSNIALANPDFIVHLHLNNNKAILSLQSSVESLHKRGYRPAIGNAPLKENLASGLINMTQWNGKVPLIDFMCGSGTFLIEAVNQYLGVPVNIDQVYLFENWLDFRKDIYLNEKNKAKNKIINYEKLPTIIGCEINKKVFEQANINISLAGLENYIELINNDFLALQLSCTPGIIICNPPYGKKLGDENELIYLYEQMGIFLKNNFSGWEFWLLSGNPKLTKYLKMKSSLKIPVSNGGIDCRWIKYLIR from the coding sequence ATGAATGTAGTTGCATCATCTCCGGAGGGACTAGAGAAATCTTTAGCAGAAGAAATTTCAAATTTAGGCGCCTTTAATATTAATACTTATAAAAGATTTATTAATTTTGAATGTGATTTTGAAACTTTTTATAGAGTTCATTTCTATTCCAGATTAGCTTTTCGTTTTTATAGAGAAATTGCAAGTTTTAATTGCTATGACAAGCAATCTTTATATGCGGGGGTTAGAGATTCATTTGATTGGTTAAATTGGTTGCACTTTGATAAAACGTTTAATGTTCAAGTGACTGGGAGAACATCTTCTTTAAGTCATACTCATTTCACTGCTCTTGAAGTAAAAAATTCCATAACTGATTTGCAACAGGCAGTTTGGAATAAAAGATCAAATATTGCTCTAGCTAATCCTGATTTTATAGTTCATCTGCATTTAAATAATAATAAAGCAATTCTCAGTCTTCAAAGCAGCGTTGAAAGCTTACACAAAAGAGGCTATAGACCTGCAATTGGAAATGCTCCATTAAAAGAAAATTTAGCTTCTGGATTGATAAATATGACTCAATGGAATGGCAAAGTTCCATTAATAGATTTTATGTGCGGTTCGGGAACTTTTTTAATTGAGGCAGTCAACCAATACCTTGGAGTTCCCGTAAATATTGATCAAGTATATCTTTTTGAGAATTGGTTGGACTTTAGGAAAGATATTTATCTTAATGAAAAAAATAAGGCAAAAAATAAAATTATAAATTATGAAAAATTGCCAACAATAATAGGATGTGAAATTAATAAAAAGGTTTTTGAGCAGGCGAATATAAACATATCATTAGCTGGACTAGAAAATTATATTGAGCTTATAAATAATGATTTTTTAGCACTCCAATTAAGTTGCACACCTGGGATAATCATATGTAATCCTCCATACGGCAAAAAATTAGGCGATGAAAATGAATTGATTTATTTATATGAACAAATGGGAATCTTCCTAAAGAATAATTTTTCAGGTTGGGAATTTTGGCTGCTAAGTGGAAATCCAAAACTAACAAAATATTTGAAAATGAAATCTTCATTGAAAATTCCTGTTAGTAATGGGGGAATAGATTGTAGATGGATAAAGTATTTAATAAGGTAA
- the smc gene encoding chromosome segregation protein SMC, whose protein sequence is MRLVHINQVEFENFKSFGGNVKIPLEEGFTVVTGPNGSGKSNILDGILFCLGLANSRGMRAERLPDLINNSKVKEGKSSETSVSVKFNIQDWSPREDLPLLELEEEEIALNKGQKEWVVSRKLRLMPGGSYASTYTSDGKQCTLQQIQRILRDISVDPEGSNVVMQGDVTRIVSMNNKERRNLIDELAGVALFDTRIEQTNAKLNDVFERQERCEILENELQSSKNKLEKECEKAKRYKELKAKLLQIIELEKVLIFEKQVKHVESIEKKESEIEKNKILFNKEKESISKEISVLEDALKILVDELKEKGEDKLIKVNSDIGSINSSLRELDRISSLNKEEGIKLQKQRDEIAISKRNIESEKMRQENFDDNFLNQLNLQIDDLTLKHKLSRKKLSDAAGESGEFSKQSIKLNAELESIKNQINPLEIKKRKIEEETIQNNIQKDEILSQIESLDLEKQKLFQGNQRKKETSDTKNKNLASNSAEINSLKNEIDLLIKTKSRLNNEQLRLEKDLSRFESRKEALNESRGSYALRILLEAGLEGIHGYVAQLGEVSEKNRYALEIAAGNRLGQIVVDNDHIAAKAIEILKKKKAGRLTFLPLNRIKSQKKNYAISRFENNRENGFIDKAINLITFDEVYSDVFRYVFGDTLVFSDLSSARLSTQKNRLVTLSGELLEASGAITGGSKLNKDLAYKFGINNDIDDSTPIKERLLVIEEALKESNNDLILKNNRLSILNSNRSQIIEDCASFNKEIEVNQDSLKAVSQRIEDCKSRLNTLDTANNLLVNELGHLKNQLKPYHDKFDQLQIIQKANYEKNQKSSLIAFNDDFNNLDKKLELLIKERNTLLDKKNQFALNKERINNSLKITLLQEKNLQESIKQLAIAHSEWIEKRDQFNKELSDLDKQKNSLEKNLGLLRRKRDELNSSISNKRQEHNNYLLKLEYLERDMHSLKEEMRSEKIKLENYKKDLPNPSPEFGEYAGQSLESLQSEISIINAKLESLEPVNMLALDELEELIERLNSLREKLEILSNERSELLLRIETVSTMRQEAFMQAFTEVDRHFREIFAKLSDGDGFLQLENPNSPLEGGLTLVAHPKGKNVRRLASMSGGEKSLTALSFLFALQKYKPSPFYALDEVDSFLDGINVERLSKLISNQSSNAQFIVVSHRRPMISASERTIGVAQARGANTQVLGLPNAA, encoded by the coding sequence TTGAGATTGGTACATATCAATCAGGTCGAGTTTGAAAATTTTAAATCTTTTGGGGGAAATGTAAAAATTCCTCTTGAAGAAGGCTTCACAGTGGTTACGGGCCCTAACGGTTCTGGGAAAAGTAATATTTTAGATGGAATTTTATTCTGTTTAGGTTTAGCTAATAGTAGAGGGATGAGGGCTGAAAGATTACCAGATCTAATAAATAACTCCAAAGTTAAAGAGGGTAAGTCATCAGAAACATCTGTATCAGTAAAATTTAATATTCAAGATTGGTCTCCCAGAGAGGACCTTCCGCTTTTGGAACTAGAAGAAGAAGAAATTGCCCTTAATAAAGGTCAAAAAGAATGGGTAGTTTCTAGGAAATTAAGGCTTATGCCAGGTGGTTCTTATGCTTCTACTTATACTTCTGATGGCAAACAATGTACTTTGCAACAAATACAGAGAATATTAAGAGATATTAGTGTTGATCCTGAGGGCAGCAATGTTGTTATGCAGGGTGATGTAACAAGAATAGTATCAATGAATAATAAGGAGAGGAGAAATCTTATTGATGAATTAGCAGGAGTCGCACTTTTTGATACAAGAATAGAACAAACTAATGCAAAATTAAATGACGTTTTTGAAAGACAAGAAAGATGTGAAATTTTAGAAAATGAATTGCAATCTAGTAAAAATAAGCTTGAAAAAGAATGTGAAAAAGCAAAGCGATATAAAGAGTTAAAGGCAAAACTATTACAAATAATAGAATTAGAGAAAGTTCTTATTTTTGAAAAACAAGTTAAGCATGTTGAATCTATAGAAAAAAAAGAAAGTGAAATTGAAAAAAATAAAATCTTATTTAATAAAGAAAAAGAATCTATCAGTAAAGAAATATCAGTTTTAGAAGATGCTTTGAAAATACTTGTTGATGAGCTTAAGGAGAAAGGAGAGGATAAATTGATAAAAGTTAATTCTGATATTGGAAGTATTAATTCTAGCTTGAGAGAACTTGATAGGATATCAAGTCTGAATAAAGAAGAAGGTATTAAATTACAAAAACAGAGAGATGAAATTGCAATTTCTAAGAGGAATATCGAGTCAGAAAAGATGAGACAAGAAAATTTTGATGATAATTTTTTAAATCAATTGAACTTGCAAATTGACGATCTCACTTTAAAACACAAACTATCAAGAAAAAAACTTTCTGATGCTGCTGGAGAATCTGGAGAATTCTCAAAACAAAGTATCAAATTAAATGCTGAGCTTGAAAGTATAAAAAATCAAATTAATCCTTTGGAAATAAAAAAAAGGAAAATTGAAGAAGAAACTATTCAAAATAATATTCAAAAAGATGAGATATTGTCACAGATTGAATCTTTAGACTTAGAAAAGCAGAAACTTTTTCAGGGTAATCAAAGAAAAAAAGAGACATCCGATACAAAGAATAAAAACTTGGCAAGTAATAGCGCAGAAATTAATTCTTTAAAAAATGAAATCGATTTATTAATTAAAACTAAATCAAGGCTAAATAACGAGCAATTAAGGCTTGAAAAGGATTTATCTAGATTTGAAAGCAGGAAGGAAGCTTTAAACGAATCTAGAGGTTCATATGCTCTCAGAATTCTCTTAGAGGCAGGGTTAGAGGGTATACATGGTTATGTAGCTCAACTTGGAGAGGTCAGTGAGAAAAATAGATATGCATTAGAAATTGCTGCTGGAAATAGGTTAGGACAAATTGTTGTTGATAATGATCATATTGCTGCAAAAGCAATTGAAATTCTCAAAAAGAAGAAAGCGGGAAGATTAACTTTTTTACCTTTAAATAGAATTAAAAGTCAAAAAAAGAATTATGCGATTTCAAGATTTGAAAATAATAGGGAGAATGGATTTATTGATAAAGCTATTAATCTAATTACTTTTGATGAAGTTTATTCGGATGTTTTTCGATATGTTTTTGGAGATACTTTGGTTTTTTCAGACTTATCCTCAGCAAGGTTATCTACACAAAAAAATAGGTTGGTTACCTTAAGTGGTGAATTATTAGAAGCAAGTGGTGCTATTACAGGAGGCAGTAAGTTAAATAAAGATTTGGCTTATAAGTTTGGAATTAATAATGATATTGATGATTCCACTCCTATAAAAGAAAGATTATTAGTTATCGAAGAAGCTTTAAAAGAGTCAAATAATGATTTGATACTAAAAAATAATAGACTTAGTATATTAAATTCTAACCGCAGTCAAATAATTGAGGATTGCGCCTCATTTAATAAAGAAATTGAAGTAAATCAAGATTCTCTTAAAGCTGTCTCGCAAAGAATTGAGGATTGTAAATCGAGATTAAATACACTTGATACTGCTAATAATTTATTAGTTAACGAGTTAGGTCATTTAAAAAATCAATTGAAGCCTTATCACGATAAGTTTGATCAACTACAAATCATTCAAAAGGCAAATTATGAAAAAAATCAAAAATCATCATTAATAGCTTTTAATGACGATTTTAATAATCTTGATAAAAAACTTGAATTACTTATTAAAGAGAGAAATACATTACTAGATAAAAAGAATCAATTTGCTTTAAATAAAGAGCGTATCAATAATTCATTAAAAATTACTTTACTACAAGAAAAAAACTTGCAGGAATCTATTAAACAACTCGCAATTGCTCATAGTGAATGGATAGAAAAAAGGGATCAATTTAACAAAGAGCTTTCAGATCTCGATAAACAAAAAAATTCTCTAGAGAAGAATTTAGGTTTATTAAGAAGGAAAAGAGATGAATTAAACTCTTCAATTTCAAATAAAAGACAAGAACATAATAATTATCTGTTAAAGCTTGAATATCTTGAAAGGGATATGCATTCCCTTAAAGAAGAGATGAGGAGCGAGAAAATAAAATTAGAAAATTATAAAAAAGATCTACCTAATCCTTCCCCGGAGTTTGGAGAATATGCAGGGCAGAGTCTTGAATCTTTGCAATCAGAAATTTCGATTATAAATGCAAAACTAGAAAGCTTAGAACCTGTCAATATGTTAGCTCTTGATGAACTAGAAGAATTAATTGAGAGATTAAATAGTTTGCGAGAAAAATTAGAAATTCTATCCAATGAAAGATCTGAATTATTGCTGAGAATAGAAACTGTATCTACGATGCGTCAAGAAGCTTTTATGCAAGCATTTACAGAAGTTGATAGACATTTTAGAGAAATTTTTGCAAAGTTATCTGATGGAGATGGATTTCTTCAACTTGAAAATCCTAATTCTCCTTTAGAAGGAGGATTAACTTTAGTGGCTCATCCCAAGGGAAAAAATGTCAGAAGATTAGCGTCTATGTCAGGTGGTGAAAAATCGTTAACTGCTTTAAGTTTTTTATTTGCTTTGCAAAAGTATAAGCCTTCACCTTTTTATGCATTAGACGAGGTTGATAGTTTTTTAGATGGTATTAATGTTGAAAGGTTGTCAAAACTAATATCAAATCAGTCATCAAATGCTCAATTTATAGTCGTAAGTCATAGAAGGCCTATGATTAGTGCATCTGAACGAACAATTGGGGTTGCGCAAGCAAGAGGTGCTAATACTCAAGTTCTTGGGTTACCAAATGCTGCATAA
- the argJ gene encoding bifunctional glutamate N-acetyltransferase/amino-acid acetyltransferase ArgJ, translating into MSQLDSSWSFVDDSKLTPKGFLFAGISAGLKASNKKDLALILAPKGSIFSGMFTQSIVRASCVDICEERIKTTSGFVRAILINSGQANACTGNLGIQHFQIATGKIAELLGIKEEEVLMCSTGVIGVPIQINDLVKNLPNLVSDLNGNNFKNAAEAILTTDLTLKKVSIETIIQGRKIKIAGFAKGSGMIYPNMATMLAFLTCDAGIQKEEWDKMIAIAVQKSFNAISVDGETSTNDSFVGINAGEKIEKRFFPMIQQGIDIVCQNLAKNIARDGEGANCLLEVLVQGAKNTDDAIMLAKSICNSALVKTAIHGCDPNWGRIISAAGNSGVKFNLNDVDLYIGNAHILEKGQLNKYDPQKVTDYIKSRMKGRYLVDDIVKIMINLNSGESKGTAWGCDLSKKYVEINSEYTT; encoded by the coding sequence TTGAGCCAGTTAGATTCCAGTTGGTCGTTTGTTGATGACAGTAAGCTAACACCCAAGGGGTTTCTTTTTGCTGGGATATCTGCTGGTTTAAAAGCTTCTAATAAAAAAGATTTAGCACTAATACTCGCTCCAAAAGGAAGTATTTTTAGTGGGATGTTTACCCAATCAATAGTTCGAGCTTCTTGTGTGGATATTTGTGAGGAAAGGATTAAAACAACTTCAGGTTTTGTAAGAGCAATACTAATTAATTCTGGTCAAGCAAATGCATGTACAGGAAATCTTGGCATTCAACATTTTCAAATTGCTACAGGAAAGATTGCGGAACTTTTAGGAATAAAAGAAGAAGAAGTTTTAATGTGCTCAACTGGTGTCATTGGTGTTCCAATACAAATAAATGATTTAGTAAAAAATTTACCGAATTTAGTTAGTGATTTAAACGGTAATAATTTTAAAAATGCAGCAGAAGCAATTTTAACTACTGATTTGACTTTGAAAAAAGTGTCAATAGAGACGATTATTCAAGGTAGAAAAATAAAAATAGCAGGATTTGCAAAAGGTTCAGGAATGATTTACCCCAACATGGCTACAATGCTTGCTTTTCTAACCTGTGATGCGGGTATTCAAAAAGAAGAATGGGACAAAATGATTGCTATTGCGGTTCAAAAATCTTTTAATGCAATATCAGTTGATGGAGAGACAAGCACAAATGATTCTTTTGTTGGAATAAATGCAGGCGAGAAAATTGAAAAAAGGTTTTTTCCAATGATTCAACAAGGGATTGATATTGTATGTCAGAACTTGGCAAAAAATATTGCAAGGGATGGAGAGGGAGCAAATTGTTTATTAGAAGTTTTGGTTCAAGGAGCAAAAAATACAGATGATGCAATTATGCTCGCGAAATCTATTTGTAATTCTGCCTTGGTAAAAACTGCGATACATGGTTGTGATCCAAATTGGGGACGAATCATTTCTGCTGCAGGTAATTCTGGAGTTAAATTTAATTTAAATGACGTTGACTTATATATAGGAAACGCCCACATTTTGGAAAAAGGCCAGTTAAATAAATATGATCCACAAAAAGTTACAGACTATATTAAGTCCAGAATGAAAGGTAGATATTTGGTAGATGATATTGTAAAAATTATGATTAATCTAAATTCTGGCGAATCGAAAGGCACAGCTTGGGGGTGCGATCTTTCTAAAAAATATGTTGAAATAAATAGCGAATATACTACTTAA
- a CDS encoding AAA family ATPase — MFITVCGQKGGVAKTCTSIHLASVWHSEGKKVCIVDADKNRSALAYASRGNLPFPVFPVNSAAKASRSSEIVITDGQASSDQEELKHLAYGSDLVILPTTAKARSVELTVELANLLSNLKVNHAVVIVKVDFRQQKAAQQAKAALENFGLYVFDTFIPLLSAFDKAEASGNAVFEAVDDLGRSDPRRMTGWSAYCSIASQIPCLISKPSSDTNNLNNQQPISA; from the coding sequence TTGTTCATTACCGTTTGCGGACAAAAAGGGGGAGTAGCCAAGACCTGTACAAGTATTCACCTTGCAAGTGTTTGGCATTCTGAAGGTAAAAAAGTTTGCATAGTCGATGCCGACAAGAATAGATCTGCTTTAGCATACGCATCAAGAGGCAATCTTCCATTTCCAGTTTTCCCCGTCAATTCAGCTGCTAAAGCATCAAGATCATCAGAAATTGTAATAACTGATGGCCAAGCTAGCAGTGATCAAGAAGAACTTAAACACTTAGCGTATGGTTCAGATTTAGTTATCTTACCTACAACTGCAAAAGCAAGATCAGTAGAATTAACTGTTGAACTAGCTAATTTATTAAGCAACTTAAAAGTTAACCATGCTGTAGTTATAGTAAAAGTTGATTTTAGACAGCAAAAAGCAGCGCAACAAGCCAAAGCAGCTCTAGAAAATTTTGGTTTATATGTTTTTGATACATTTATACCCTTACTCTCAGCATTTGATAAAGCAGAAGCCTCTGGCAATGCTGTATTTGAAGCTGTAGACGATTTAGGCAGATCAGATCCTCGTCGAATGACGGGCTGGTCTGCTTATTGTTCAATTGCCTCACAAATTCCATGCCTGATTTCGAAGCCCTCATCCGACACCAACAACTTAAACAACCAACAACCAATAAGCGCTTAA
- the coaE gene encoding dephospho-CoA kinase (Dephospho-CoA kinase (CoaE) performs the final step in coenzyme A biosynthesis.) — MDILQKLKNNQRRIGLTGGIASGKTTITNYIRKHKNIPILDADHFSRELIKPNTYGYKKILDYFGNKIIDNKSNSEREINRKLLRNIIFKHSASKKWIEKLLHPLIKERMIEECSQYRNNQTIVLVIPLLFEAKFEDICTEIWLVKCPEEIQKNRLITRDKISEKEASELINFQLSFEEKRKFSDIILENSNDQNKWINTIKELL, encoded by the coding sequence ATGGATATTCTTCAAAAATTAAAAAACAACCAAAGAAGGATTGGTTTAACAGGAGGTATTGCAAGTGGGAAGACAACCATAACTAATTACATAAGAAAACATAAAAACATACCAATATTAGATGCAGATCATTTTTCAAGAGAATTAATCAAACCAAACACATATGGATATAAGAAAATTTTAGATTATTTTGGAAATAAAATTATTGATAATAAAAGCAATTCAGAAAGGGAAATAAACAGAAAACTTTTAAGGAACATTATTTTTAAACATTCAGCAAGCAAGAAATGGATTGAAAAACTACTTCACCCCTTAATTAAAGAAAGAATGATAGAAGAATGCAGTCAATATAGAAATAATCAAACTATAGTATTGGTTATTCCATTATTATTTGAAGCAAAATTTGAAGATATTTGCACTGAAATATGGTTAGTTAAATGTCCTGAAGAAATACAAAAAAACAGACTTATCACAAGAGATAAAATTAGCGAAAAAGAAGCATCTGAATTGATAAATTTTCAATTAAGTTTTGAAGAAAAAAGAAAATTCTCAGATATTATTTTAGAGAATTCAAATGATCAAAATAAATGGATCAATACGATAAAAGAGCTTCTTTAA